A window from Nycticebus coucang isolate mNycCou1 chromosome X, mNycCou1.pri, whole genome shotgun sequence encodes these proteins:
- the LOC128578312 gene encoding ubiquitin-conjugating enzyme E2 C-like isoform X3 — MTSQNRDPAPASVAVAPKGAEPSGGAAQGPLGKRLQLELMTLVISVYEDLRYKLSLEFLSGYHYNAPTVKFLTLCYHPNVDTQGNICLDILKDKWSALYDVRTILLSIQRLLGEPNIDSPLNTHAAELWKNPHSF, encoded by the exons ATGACTTCTCAAAACCgtgacccagcccctgccagcgTCGCAGTAGCCCCTAAAGGAGCAGAACCCAGTGGGGGCGCCGCCCAGGGCCCCTTGGGCAAAAGGCTACAACTGGAGCTGATGACCCTCGTGATATCCG TATATGAAGACCTGAGGTATAAGCTCTCCCTAGAGTTCCTCAGTGGCTATCATTACAATGCACCAACGGTGAAGTTCCTCACACTGTGCTACCACCCCAATGTGGACACCCAGGGTAACATCTGCCTGGACATCCTGAAGGACAAGTGGTCTGCCCTGTATGATGTCAGGACCATCCTGCTTTCCATTCAGAGGCTGCTAGGAGAACCCAACATTGATAGCCCTTTGAACACACATGCTGCTGAGCTCTGGAAAAACCCCCAcagcttttaa
- the LOC128578312 gene encoding ubiquitin-conjugating enzyme E2 C-like isoform X1, which translates to MTSQNRDPAPASVAVAPKGAEPSGGAAQGPLGKRLQLELMTLVISGDKGISAFPESDNLFKLIGTIHGAAGTVYEDLRYKLSLEFLSGYHYNAPTVKFLTLCYHPNVDTQGNICLDILKDKWSALYDVRTILLSIQRLLGEPNIDSPLNTHAAELWKNPHSF; encoded by the coding sequence ATGACTTCTCAAAACCgtgacccagcccctgccagcgTCGCAGTAGCCCCTAAAGGAGCAGAACCCAGTGGGGGCGCCGCCCAGGGCCCCTTGGGCAAAAGGCTACAACTGGAGCTGATGACCCTCGTGATATCCGGCGACAAAGGAATTTCTGCTTTCCCTGAATCAGACAACCTTTTCAAATTGATAGGGACCATCCATGGAGCAGCTGGCACAGTATATGAAGACCTGAGGTATAAGCTCTCCCTAGAGTTCCTCAGTGGCTATCATTACAATGCACCAACGGTGAAGTTCCTCACACTGTGCTACCACCCCAATGTGGACACCCAGGGTAACATCTGCCTGGACATCCTGAAGGACAAGTGGTCTGCCCTGTATGATGTCAGGACCATCCTGCTTTCCATTCAGAGGCTGCTAGGAGAACCCAACATTGATAGCCCTTTGAACACACATGCTGCTGAGCTCTGGAAAAACCCCCAcagcttttaa
- the LOC128578312 gene encoding ubiquitin-conjugating enzyme E2 C-like isoform X2 — MTSQNRDPAPASVAVAPKGAEPSGGAAQGPLGKRLQLELMTLVISGDKGISAFPESDNLFKLIGTIHGAAGTVYEDLRYKLSLEFLSGYHYNAPTDKWSALYDVRTILLSIQRLLGEPNIDSPLNTHAAELWKNPHSF; from the exons ATGACTTCTCAAAACCgtgacccagcccctgccagcgTCGCAGTAGCCCCTAAAGGAGCAGAACCCAGTGGGGGCGCCGCCCAGGGCCCCTTGGGCAAAAGGCTACAACTGGAGCTGATGACCCTCGTGATATCCGGCGACAAAGGAATTTCTGCTTTCCCTGAATCAGACAACCTTTTCAAATTGATAGGGACCATCCATGGAGCAGCTGGCACAGTATATGAAGACCTGAGGTATAAGCTCTCCCTAGAGTTCCTCAGTGGCTATCATTACAATGCACCAACG GACAAGTGGTCTGCCCTGTATGATGTCAGGACCATCCTGCTTTCCATTCAGAGGCTGCTAGGAGAACCCAACATTGATAGCCCTTTGAACACACATGCTGCTGAGCTCTGGAAAAACCCCCAcagcttttaa